A portion of the Lolium rigidum isolate FL_2022 chromosome 1, APGP_CSIRO_Lrig_0.1, whole genome shotgun sequence genome contains these proteins:
- the LOC124658252 gene encoding aquaporin NIP1-4-like has translation MARREDDSAYTNGSVSMNDFSVEDGRKEKEVYADKQPADEDVVCGVPVSVTFLQMLLAELFSTFFLLFAGMAAIVVNSEKGGAVTFPGITVVWGMAVMVMIYTVGHISGAHMNPAVTVGFAIARRFPWKRVPAYMVVQMVAALIASVMLRLMFGGKHEFAPVTQPTGSNIQSLVVEFITTFYLVFVVMAVATDDRAVGQMAGLAVGATIMLNALFSGPVTGASMNPVRSIGPALVAGKFKSLWVYILGPFAGGAAGAWAYGLIRHIGKPQHEITKTTDRSGH, from the exons ATGGCACGGAGGGAAGACGACTCGGCGTACACGAATGGATCGGTGTCGATGAATGATTTTTCCGTGGAGGATGGGAGGAAGGAAAAGGAGGTGTATGCTGATAAGCAGCCTGCAGACGAGGACGTCGTCTGTGGCGTGCCTGTCTCTGTTACTTTCCTTCAGATG CTCCTCGCCGAGCTATTCTCCACATTCTTCCTGTTGTTCGCCGGCATGGCCGCCATCGTAGTGAACAGTGAGAAGGGGGGAGCGGTGACGTTCCCTGGGATCACCGTGGTGTGGGGAATGGCCGTCATGGTCATGATCTACACCGTTGGCCACATCTCCGGAGCGCACATGAACCCCGCCGTCACCGTCGGCTTCGCCATTGCCCGCCGGTTCCCCTGGAAGCGT GTGCCGGCGTACATGGTGGTGCAGATGGTGGCCGCGTTAATCGCGAGCGTGATGCTGCGGCTGATGTTCGGCGGCAAACACGAGTTCGCCCCGGTCACGCAGCCCACGGGCTCCAACATCCAGTCGCTCGTGGTGGAGTTCATCACCACCTTCTacctcgtcttcgtcgtcatggCCGTGGCTACAGACGACCGAGCC GTGGGTCAGATGGCTGGGCTGGCTGTGGGAGCAACCATCATGCTTAACGCGCTATTTTCTGG GCCGGTGACCGGAGCATCAATGAACCCGGTAAGGAGCATCGGGCCGGCGCTGGTGGCGGGCAAGTTCAAGTCGCTCTGGGTGTACATCCTCGGGCCTTTCGCCGGCGGGGCAGCCGGAGCGTGGGCTTACGGCCTCATCCGGCACATCGGCAAGCCACAGCACGAGATCACCAAGACCACGGACCGATCAGGCCACTAA